In Lutra lutra chromosome 6, mLutLut1.2, whole genome shotgun sequence, the following are encoded in one genomic region:
- the LOC125103328 gene encoding H/ACA ribonucleoprotein complex non-core subunit NAF1-like: MRLQPKQFFFLASCEPVSALWRDTLEVVEATAAQRETPKFNGTGLGDGQGQAVQSRGCIPVPASRPSLQSDAVSQDTRQTKEVQPAKEQPPEFAPQSSPDLPTEGTASPPRAQQSRRGPRTL, encoded by the coding sequence ATGCGGTTACAACCCAAACAGTTCTTTTTCCTAGCGAGCTGTGAGCCTGTCAGTGCCCTCTGGCGTGACACCTTAGAAGTAGTTGAGGCCACCGCGGCTCAGCGGGAAACTCCGAAATTTAATGGCACTGGTTTGGGGGATGGCCAAGGTCAGGCGGTGCAGTCTCGGGGCTGTATACCTGTCCCAGCGTCACGGCCGTCACTGCAGTCGGATGCGGTGTCCCAGGACACCAGACAGACCAAGGAGGTTCAGCCTGCCAAGGAGCAGCCACCTGAATTCGCTCCACAGTCAAGCCCCGACCTCCCCACGGAGGGAACTGCGTCACCGCCCCGGGCGCAGCAGAGCCGGCGGGGACCCCGGACTCTCTAA